One Elusimicrobiota bacterium genomic window, GACGGCGGAGAGCGTATTCCATCAAGGCCCCCTCTTCTCCCTCGTCTTTCACGATGCATTCGTAATACACGTTCTCGGCCGGAATATAGAGAAGCGCAAAATCAAAGGTGCCTTCGTCCGGAAGAATATATTTTGACGCCACCGCGTCCACGTGCCTGCGCAAATCCGCCCCGAACTTTTTGCGGAGCACCCGCCGTTCTTCATCGGTGGTGGCGTCCAGCATTTTCCGAAAGTTTTCCAGGGGAAACTTTGCGTCGACAGGGACCAACCGTCCCCCCAACCGGATCACCGCATCAACTGTTTCGCGTGTTTTAAACGTGTGTTGCAGTTCCACGTTCTGGGCCGGAAGGATTTGCCGCAGCAGATCCGCAAGAAGGAATTCCCCCAAGCCTCCGCGAAGTTTCGGCGCCTTCAAAATATCCTGAAGACTGGAAATGTCCTTGCCGATCTCAAAGATTCGATCCGACGCTTGGCCCAGAACCCCCAAGCTTTTTTGAACTTCCCCCACCACTCGGGTGGCACTGTCCAGGCGATCCCCCACAGATTTCTGGCTTTCTTGAACCCGTTGTCCAACGGTTTCCAACTGGCGATTGACTTCAGCGCCTAAACGCATGAGGCGATCTGTCACAAGATCGGTTTGGGTTTGGGCGGATTCCGCCGACTGGCGGCGAAGGGCGTCCATTTGCTGTTGAAGAAGAAGGAGAGAGCCCCCAGTGGACTTGGCCCTCCAGACAACCAGCAGGGCGCCCAGAACCCCAAGGATCAGACCGATCAAAACAAGGAGGGTCGTATTCACAACAGGTCAGCGGGGCCGGAAGGAACGAGCGGCGAAGCGGGTTCGAAGCAAGAGAATCCAATCCATCAACCCGTTCCGTAACCGAACACAGTCGGCGAACACTTTATGATAGAGGACTCGATCCATGTGCCGTCGTGGAAGCCGGGACAGAAGGCTCACACACGCTTCGGCGCTGATCAACCCCTGCCGACATCGGACAATGTTGCCCTTGGCCCCAAAAGGATCATAGCCCGCCCGATGACCGAGAGCCACGAGGCGAGGAATGGCCCGCGCCCGATCGTCCGCTTCCGGAAGAATTTTTTGAAACTGTTTGTGGGAGGGACTTTTATACACTTTGGCGAGGATTTTCACGAAACGGACTTCCACCAATTCCGACATCTGGCGGGAAAATTCTGCCGCTTGCAGGAAGAGGGGCAATCGTTCGGGATCGGCCCCGGGGTGCCAGAAGGGAAGCCCTACCGCCCCGTCCGGACCCAAAACCTGATCCAACGCAAAAGGCCGCGGGGGAGACTCGGGATTGTCCGGATCCATTCCAAACTGGTGAAGAACGCGACGAAAAGAAAGGCCCGGGTCCACGGAAGGGCGTTCCGACGGCCGCCCCACACGACGACGACGGGCGGAGGTCAATCGGTCTTGGGCTTCAAAGAAACGTTCCCAGTCCTCTTCTTCCCAAGCACGGTCAAAGTTGATGCCATTAAAGTAATCGGGTTCCGGCGCCATAGGAAACTATTATACCACACTCCGTCGTCGGAGAAATCACTCTCCTAAGATTTTAACCACCACACGTTTCCGCCGTTGACCGTCAAACTCCATGTAAAAGACCTGTTCCCAGGGGCCTAAATCCAACGTCCCTTTTGTGATCGGCAGGGTCACTTGATGGCCTATCAGCGTTCGTTTCAAATGGGCGTCCCCATTGTCTTCGCCGGTCTGGTGGTGGAGATAGTCCCCCGCGGGCGCCAGCTTTTCCAACCACACCATCACGTCCTCTTTTAAACCCGGTTCCTCATCGTTCACCCAAATGGCGGAAGTAATGTGCATGGCGGAGACCAAACAAATCCCTTCTTGTACACCACTGGATTGAACGTGATCCGCAAGCACGGAAGTGACGTTGATGAGTTCCTTCCGTTTTTTTGTAGTGAACCAAAGATACTCTGTTCGGCTTTTCATAAGGTCTCCTTTTCCCCCCCGTGACGAAACCGCCCCGCCACCCAGGCCTTCGCGACCAAAGAGACCAGAGCGCCCATCACCAGAAGAGACGCCACCGCAAAAGCCGCGGCAAATTGGTAATCGTCGTAAAGGACTTCGATATGGAGGGGCACGGTGTTGGTTCGACCGCGAATGTGGCCGCTGACAACGGAAACGGCCCCAAACTCACCCACCGCACGGGCGGAGGACAGGATAACCCCGTAGAGAAGGCCCCACTTAATTTTAGGAAGAGTCACCCGCCAAAACATTTGCCAGCCGTTGGCCCCCAACACATGGGCCGCTTCCTCCTCCTCCGTTCCCTGGGCTTGCATGAGCGGGATTAATTCCCGTGCCACGTAGGGAACGGTCACAAACGTCGTGGCCAAGAGAATCCCAGGCACCGCAAAGATCACCGAAATCCCGTGGGCGGTGAGCCAGGGGCCCCACCACCCGTGAGCCCCCAATAGGAGAACAAAGATCAAACCAGCGATCACGGGCGAAATGGAAAAGGGCAGATCAATCACCGTTAGAAAAATGTTTCGGCCCGGAAACCGGAACCGGGCCACGGCCCAGGCAGCGGCCATTCCGAACACCGTGTTCAGCGGAACCGCCACCCCGGTGGCCAGGAGAGTGAGGA contains:
- the cysW gene encoding sulfate ABC transporter permease subunit CysW, with the protein product MPTVSGPSLNEETPGSIRTRWFLLAIVFLFLGLFLLLPLLAIFVNAFSEGFRVYAAALWNPDARSAVLLTLLATGVAVPLNTVFGMAAAWAVARFRFPGRNIFLTVIDLPFSISPVIAGLIFVLLLGAHGWWGPWLTAHGISVIFAVPGILLATTFVTVPYVARELIPLMQAQGTEEEEAAHVLGANGWQMFWRVTLPKIKWGLLYGVILSSARAVGEFGAVSVVSGHIRGRTNTVPLHIEVLYDDYQFAAAFAVASLLVMGALVSLVAKAWVAGRFRHGGEKETL
- a CDS encoding YjbQ family protein, with amino-acid sequence MKSRTEYLWFTTKKRKELINVTSVLADHVQSSGVQEGICLVSAMHITSAIWVNDEEPGLKEDVMVWLEKLAPAGDYLHHQTGEDNGDAHLKRTLIGHQVTLPITKGTLDLGPWEQVFYMEFDGQRRKRVVVKILGE
- a CDS encoding DNA recombination protein RmuC, which gives rise to MNTTLLVLIGLILGVLGALLVVWRAKSTGGSLLLLQQQMDALRRQSAESAQTQTDLVTDRLMRLGAEVNRQLETVGQRVQESQKSVGDRLDSATRVVGEVQKSLGVLGQASDRIFEIGKDISSLQDILKAPKLRGGLGEFLLADLLRQILPAQNVELQHTFKTRETVDAVIRLGGRLVPVDAKFPLENFRKMLDATTDEERRVLRKKFGADLRRHVDAVASKYILPDEGTFDFALLYIPAENVYYECIVKDEGEEGALMEYALRRRVVPVSPGSIYAYLQVIALGLRGFQIEENARRIMEDLGRLRENLARFAEDFDLVGRHLSNAKTKYDDAGRRLERFQDKLSTIANTAPSIGPSPDTPTLPSKS